Genomic DNA from Haloplanus aerogenes:
GCAGAAGTTTCGGGAGGAGGTAGCCCCGCCAGCCGAACTCCTCGCCGAAGGTGAACAGTGAGTTGATCAGGGGCGAGATCACCACGGCCTGGACGAGGACGAGGGCGACGAGAACTGGCGGACTGAGCGGGAGTGGCGTCCCCTCGGGGAGGCCGAGCGCCGCCCGGAGGGTGCCGAACGTCGGATCGACACGTGCGGGAAACAGGAGGGCGTAGACGCCGACACCGACGAGGATCAGGAGTGCGGGACCGATCCACGCGGCGATCCACAGCGGCCACTCGCGGCGCCGAGGGCGCAGGCCGAGGTCGGTCCATCCCTCGTCGGTGACGAAGCGAGTGAGGGCGTTGGCGACGGCCGGCGCCCACATGTACCCCGTCGAGAGCAGGGCGATGGCGAGCGTGATCCGCGGCGTCTCGACGAGGACCGGACTGTCACGGAGGCCGCCAGTCAGGTAGATGGCGACGGCGACGCTCCACGCGAGGCCGAAAGCGACGAGACAGAAGACGGCGACGCGTCGGCGTTCGAGGGTGTCAGGAGTTGGGAGGGTGGAGGGCACGCCACTAACCATATCACGAGCTGACAAAAAAACCGAGCGCCACTACCGAGAATCACTCCTCGCGGTGGCCGTACGTTTCCTCACCCCACCCATAGTCGGACGCTTCGTCGTTCCGTTCGAGATAGGTCTCCAGCATCTCCTGTACCGCTCGACCGAGGTCCTCCAGCGCGGTGTCGATCATCGAAACCGTGCTCGAATCGAGCGGCGCAGTCGTCTCTCGCTCCCGCCAGTCGTTCGGAATCGTCGGGGCGTCGAAGCGAAGACGGTCTTCGGTTGGATCCCAGTAGAAGTCGAACGCCTGGAACAGGCCGAGGTCGCTGATGATTCGAACCTGCTCTTCGTCGAGGTTCGTGTACTCGGTCCACTCGTTGAACCCCTCCTTCCACGCACCGTCTTGGAGCAGGTCTTCGACGTCCTCGCGGTAGAAGTCCTCCGACCCGAGCGTCTCTTCTTGCCACTCGAACTCGCGTGGCATTCCTCGGTTCGAGAGGTCTGGTGATTCCGGGACCTCCATATCGATCGCCATACCAATTGTTACACTAGTTAGCATAATAAAGCCCATAGCAGCGCCACACGAGACAGAATGGATTAGTCCGGTACTGGATAGCGGGCGCGTATCGGTCACGCTTGGAGCGTGACAGCAGTCAGTGCAA
This window encodes:
- a CDS encoding CPBP family intramembrane glutamic endopeptidase, whose protein sequence is MPSTLPTPDTLERRRVAVFCLVAFGLAWSVAVAIYLTGGLRDSPVLVETPRITLAIALLSTGYMWAPAVANALTRFVTDEGWTDLGLRPRRREWPLWIAAWIGPALLILVGVGVYALLFPARVDPTFGTLRAALGLPEGTPLPLSPPVLVALVLVQAVVISPLINSLFTFGEEFGWRGYLLPKLLPLGWRRAVVVSGVVWGVWHWPVIAMGYNYGVGYPGAPWTGLLAMTWFTVVVGAFLAWVTVRAGSVWPAVVGHAAVNGIGSIGLLFVSGNPTPLLGPAAVGVVVTLGWAIVAAAVLWRDEQPKRR